A stretch of the Lactuca sativa cultivar Salinas chromosome 9, Lsat_Salinas_v11, whole genome shotgun sequence genome encodes the following:
- the LOC111918175 gene encoding uncharacterized protein LOC111918175: protein MDRFHVPIMADSMLSSIATFHTTNIIVTHPSKFVFVGAIPESMYAFVPPSSKIIQEYKKLPSSGPRELTADMVKSIEDADKPAKRGKKPEVKKGDKGGQVSKVQTPRKRKSEKAAPTQPKPKKAKKPARRLILQSSSNSDSEYVPPNQPTIPPSESDSESSKDEVTIEPPVTTTPPSPTQSTETNTVLGGDDLEFDSTYISPYRVQSDDYDDAPVTKRHLKTITDKLDQLLSSTSTGAYSEAALKALFSFVVQEHDASLSAASKAIDASTSQCQKASLAVETSRKECKDATAKVEKLIFEAQLFLDSLQLAAQKNSQTVNASVDNLQRFLETERTNLEVARKGIEAANENLHNNVNDRLTQLEAELAVENQIMDELDKRTSQLKIQNLKLRSATTELNDLKSKREVIRSSVGDVHSIIQIEGVSVTPVQPKQGGEKENEMVNTQPHPEPKSTAAPKDNVASGSKRDKKKKKIREDDEDDNDFEDILGENPSKPF, encoded by the exons ATGGATCGTTTTCATGTTCCTATTATGGCCGACTCCATGCTTTCTTCCATTGCTACGTTTCACACTACCAACATCATTGTGACTCATCCTTCAAAATTTGTGTTTGTTGGTGCCattcctgagtcaatgtatgccTTTGTGCCTCCTTCGAGCAAGATTATTCAGGAATACAAGAAGCTTCCCTCCTCTGGTCCAAGGGAACTCACTGCCGACATGGTAAAATCAATTGAAGATGCAGACAAACCTGCCAAAAGAGGCAAAAAGCCAGAAGTGAAAAAGGGGGACAAAGGGGGCCAAGTCTCAAAAGTTCAAACCCCTAGGAAGCGAAAGTCGGAAAAGGCAGCACCGACTCAACCTAAGCCGAAGAAAGCCAAGAAACCtgctcgtcggctaattcttcaATCCTCAAGTAACTCTGATTCTGAGTATGTGCCTCCTAATCAGCCAACAATTCCTCCCAGTGAATCTGACAGCGAAAGCTCCAAGGATGAAG TCACTATCGAACCTCCAGTTACCACAACACCACCATCTCCTACCCAATCCACTGAAACCAACACTGTTCTTGGAGGTGATGACTTGGAGTTTGATTCCACTTACATCAGTCCCTATCGTGTTCAAAGTGATGATTATGACGATGCTCCTGTTACCAAGCGCCATCTAAAGACGATTACTGACAAACTCGATCAACTACTTTCTTCCACATCAACTGGTGCTTACTCCGAAGCTGCTCTCAAAGCCTTGTTCTCTTTTGTTGTTCAAGAGCATGATGCCTCTCTCTCTGCCGCATCAAAGGCTATCGATGCCTCTACATCTCAATGTCAGAAGGCTTCGCTTGCTGTTGAGACCTCTAGGAAAGAATGCAAagatgcgaccgcaaaagtcgaaaaactaattTTTGAGGCTCAACTATTCCTAGATTCTTTGCAACTTGCCGCTCAAAAGAACTCTCAGACTGTGAATGCTTCGGTTGATAATCTCCAGCGTTTTCTTGAAACCGAAAGGACTAATCTTGAAGTCGCTCGAAAGGGCATTGAAGCTGCCAATGAAAATCTTCATAATAATGTAAATGACCGTCTGACTCAGCTGGAAGCCGAACTGGCTGTTGAAAATCAAATTATGGATGAGCTTGACAAACGTACTTCTCAGCTCAAAATTCAAAATCTTAAGCTTCGTTCTGCGACAACTGAGCTTAATGATTTAAAGTCAAAAAGAGAAGTAATTAGAAGCTCCGTGGGTGACGTTCATTCCATTAT TCAGATAGAGGGTGTTTCGGTGACTCCTGTccagccgaaacaagggggagaaaaggaaaatgaaatggTTAATACTCAACCTCATCCCGAACCCAAATCAACAGCTGCaccgaaggataatgtagcttcgggCAGCAAAAgggataagaagaagaagaagattagagaagatgatgaagatgataatgATTTTGAAGATATCTTGGGTGAAAATCCCTCTAAGCCTTTCTAG